The DNA segment GTAGTGGAATATCAAATACAAGATTGGACGACTTCTATTCCTTGGGTTGGTATTGAAATAAAAAACTATCAACCTTTTATAGAAAAAATGAGCCCCAAAATCATTACCAAAATATTATTACATCAACGAGGTCTGTTGTATTTAGGGCTGAAGCAACATGGTCGGCAAGCAGAATTGGAAGACCATATTTTAAATGATAAACACTATGTCTATCAGGATGGTACAACCGCAAAAGGCTTACAAGCGATGATGGCAAATCGCATGGCATTACAAAAGCAATTGTGGGGATACGATATATTTATTTCTGAGAATGACCTAACCATTGCTAAGGATGATTTAGTGGGTATAGCTCGTCGTTACTTAGCGGCAAGCCATACCGGTCACTCGTAATCTATTTATATTTACTATACCCAACTAATGGCTCAATACGGGTTATTAGCAATACAATAAACTAAACTTCAGTTAACTAATAAAGCGGCATTTCATCAGCCACAAATGGATTAGTTTTACGTTCTTGGCCAAACGTCGATTCAGGTCCATGACCAGGAATAAATCGTACGTCGTTACCTAATGGCCATAATTTGTTTTTAATACTGTTAATCAAGGTTTGATAATCCCCTTTCGGGAAATCGGTACGGCCAATAGCGCCATTAAACAAAACATCGCCCACAAAAGCGATTTTAGCCGATTGGCTGTATAAAACAACGTGACCCGGTGTATGGCCTGGAGTATGGATCACATCTAGCACTTCCTGACCAAATTCAATCTTATCACCCTCTTGTAGCCATTGAGTTGGCTCAAATGGGTCGATAGGTGGAAAACCAAACATCTGGCTTTGATTCATTAAGCCTTGTAACCAAAATGCATCATCGATATGAGGCCCAATCACGGGAAGATTCAAATCTTGCTTCAGCTCCGGCGTGCCACCAACGTGGTCTAAATGCCCGTGTGTTAATACGATTTTTTCTAATGTCACACCAAGGGTATCGACAATCGTCTTCAAATGGTTCACTTCACCACCAGGATCAACAATCACCCCTTTCATGGTCTGGTCGCACCATACAATAGAACAATTTTGTTGAAAGGGAGTAACAGGAACAGATTGATATTTCAGGCTCATACAACTTCTCTCTATATTCTTCTAGCTTTGACATTCTAGCATTTGCCCAAACTATGACAGCCTGCCCCTGCTTTGACAAGCCGTGATTTAGTCGAGGTATTTAATTTGCATATTTGCCTGAGACCAAACTTTCCAAGCTCCATTTTCTTGTTTAAACAC comes from the Vibrio gangliei genome and includes:
- a CDS encoding DUF2982 domain-containing protein, whose translation is MQTKHLFQPQPQISKWLLYLIWALLISLTFYIDSKLNTKVAGLFFISCLLFIIAIKEYVYSQQLGLTLTESHFQQHFYRGGWVLQWSNVRRIGVVEYQIQDWTTSIPWVGIEIKNYQPFIEKMSPKIITKILLHQRGLLYLGLKQHGRQAELEDHILNDKHYVYQDGTTAKGLQAMMANRMALQKQLWGYDIFISENDLTIAKDDLVGIARRYLAASHTGHS
- a CDS encoding MBL fold metallo-hydrolase encodes the protein MSLKYQSVPVTPFQQNCSIVWCDQTMKGVIVDPGGEVNHLKTIVDTLGVTLEKIVLTHGHLDHVGGTPELKQDLNLPVIGPHIDDAFWLQGLMNQSQMFGFPPIDPFEPTQWLQEGDKIEFGQEVLDVIHTPGHTPGHVVLYSQSAKIAFVGDVLFNGAIGRTDFPKGDYQTLINSIKNKLWPLGNDVRFIPGHGPESTFGQERKTNPFVADEMPLY